In Pirellulales bacterium, the DNA window ACATCATCATCAAGTCGAGCGAAGGGCAGCCCGCGGAAGGATACACCTCGAGCTCGATCGTGCGCGTCGGAGACGTGGGGCGCGTCGAGCTGGGCGCGCAGCAATACGACCAGATCTGCCGGCTCGACGGCCAGCCTTCGGTCGGTCTGGCGATTTTCCAGTTGCCCGGCTCGAACGCCTTGCAGACGGCCGAGGCCATCAAGGCCAAGATGAAGGAGCTGTCGAAGAAGTTCCCGGCGGGTCTCGAGTACAAGATCGTCTACGACACGACGCCGTTCATCCAGGAATCGGTGATGGAGGTGTTCAAGACCCTCCGCGATGCCATCGTCCTGGTGGCGATCGTGGTGCTGCTCTTCTTGCAAGACTGGAAGGCGATGATCCTGCCGATGATCGACGTGCCGGTCTCCTTGATCGGCACGTTCGGCGTGATGGCCCTGATCGGATTCTCGCTCAACAACCTCACGTTGTTCGGCCTGGTGCTGGCGATCGGCATCGTGGTCGACGACGCGATCGTCGTGCTCGAAAACGTCGAACGGCAGATTGCCAACGGGCTCGAACCGCGCGCCGCCACGATCAAGGCGATGAGCGAGATTACCGGCCCGATCATTGCCATCACCCTCGTGCTCAGCTCGGTGTTCATTCCCAGCGCCTTCCTGCCGGGAGTGGTGGGGCAATTCTATCGGCAGTTCGCGCTCACCATCTCGGTGGCGATGATCATTTCGGCCGTGAACGCGATGACGCTGACGCCGTCGCGGGCGGTGTCGATCTTCAAGACCGAGTCGCATGCCGCGGGCGGAAAGGAGATCGAACGCGAGGCGCTCCCCTGGTGGCTCTTCATCCTGCTGGGGGCGATCGCCTCCGTAATGCTCGGACACCGCTTCTTCGACGTGCGGATGGGGTTGATGCAGCCCGACGGCGAGCCGGTGGCCGACGTCACGAAAACCTATGCCTGGGGCGTGCTGGGATTGTACGCCTTGCCCGGGGTCATCGTGGGGGGGCTGTTCGGCTGGTTTTTCATTCATCCGATCAATCGCGTGCTGGGACGTTTCTTCCGCGCGTTCAATCGGGTGTTCGATCGCTTGACCGAGGGTTACAGTCGCACGGTGCGGCGGTTGATTCGCGCCAGCGCGATCGCGCTGGTCGTCTACGGCGGGCTGCTCGGCCTGACGATCTGGGAGATGGGCGCGGCGCCCAAGGGCTTCATTCCCATTCAGGATCAGGGCTACCTGCTCGTCAACGTGCAGTTGCCCGACTCGGCCTCGGTGCAGCGCACGCTCGAGATTATGAACCGCGTGACGAAGATCGCCCTGGGCGATCCAGACGACAAGGAGAACTATCCCGGTCTTCCGGGCGTGGCGCACACGATGGCGGTGTCGGGCCAGTCGATCCTGCTCTCGGCGAACGCCTCGAACTTCGGCTCGGCGTTCATCATTCTGAAGGACTTTCCCGAGCGCACGAACCACGACGAATACGACGCGGTCATCGCGGAGAAGCTGCGCAAGCTCTATGCCGAACAGATCGACGGCGCCGAGATCGACGTGTTCCGCGCGCCGCCGATTCAAGGCCTCGGCACGGCCGGAGGCTTCAAGCTCATGCTCGAGCAGCGGGGCTATGTCGACTTGATGGGACTCGGTCAGGAGGCCGACGAGATCGTCGCCGACGCTTCGACCGATCACCGGCTCGTGGGCACGTTCTCGATGTACCGTGCCGACACGCCGCAACTGTGGATCGACATCGATCGCACGAAGTGCGAGTCGCTCAACGTGGCCACGAACGACGTGTTCAACACGTTCCAGGTCTTCATGGGGGGATACTTCGTCAACTTGTTCAACCGCTTCGGCCGCACGTGGCAGGTGAACTTGATGGCCGATCCCACCTACCGCACCAAGCCCGAGTTCGTCTCGCAGCTCAAGGTGCGCAACAAGTTCCGAGAAATGGTCCCGCTCGGCACGCTCTCGACGATCGATGGCTACGGCGGCCCGGTGATGGTCTGCCGGTACAACATGTATACGGCGGCGCCGATCGTGGGGAACCCCGCCCCGGGCACGAGCTCGGGAGACGTGATGGGCATTTTTGCCAACCTGTCGCAGCGCTTGGGATTCACCTACGAGTGGACCGAAATCATGTTTTTGCAGCAGCAGGCTGGCAACGTCGGTTTCCTCGTCTTCGGCTTGGGCGCGCTGCTCGTGTTCCTCGTGCTCGCCGCCAAGTACGAAAGCTGGAAGCTCCCCCTGTCGGTGATTCTCGTCGTGCCGATGTGCTTGCTCTGCTCGGTGACGGGCATGCTCATCGCCCGGATGCCGGTCGATATCTTCGTGCAGATCGGCTTCCTCGTGCTCGTCGGCATGGCGGCCAAGAACGCCGTGCTCATCGTCGAGTTCGCCAAGCAGTTGATCGACGAAGGGCAAACGCTCGCCGAGGCGACCGTCGAGGCGTGCAAGCTCCGACTGCGGCCGATCATCATGACGTCGTTCGCGTTCATCCTGGGCGTGGTGCCGCTGGTGGTGGGACATGGCGCCGGCGCCGAAATGCGCAACTCGCTCGGTACGGCGGTCTTCTCGGGCATGATCGGCGTGACCTTCTTCGGCATCTTCCTGACGCCGATCTTCTTCTACTCGATCTTGTGGCTCGACCGGCACAAGAAGCAGCCGGCCGAACTGCCGCACACGTTGCCAGCGAACGCCGACCTACTGCCCCCGAGCAGTGACGAAACAGGACCGACCGAGTCTCCCACGGGTTAGCGTAAGTTCACTCGCGTCGAGCCCAGACTTGCAGGGCCTCGAGACGCACGCACCTAGTGTCAAGCCTTCTTCTGCACGGTGGTTTCAGGGTTGACTGCGCGGAGATGACGCTGCCACCCGTGAACGAACCTTTCTCACTCGCTACTCCAATCGTGTCTCCGCGTTTCTACGCGAGCCGAGGCAACTTAGAGCTCAAGGCAGGTGGTTGATGTTTGGAACGCGACCTCACGAATCCGTGCCGAATTACTTTCGTCTGGTGGTCCACGGTAAAGAGTTCGACGTCGATAAGTTTGTCGAGCGGTATCCCCTGCCCAACGTGCAGGTTTGGCACCGTGGCGACAAGACCGATCGTGAGCAACGCGAGACCAGCAACGGATTCGCAATCCCGCTCGGCAGCGGTCCTGAACTACACGTCGACGAACAACAACAAATCGCGATCGATTTCCTTGCTGCTTATACCGCTACGCTAAAGAAAGCGGCGCGCGCTCGAGGGGTTACCCACTGCTATCTGGGGTTGCAGGAAATTGTCTATCCCAATACGGCCGGTTCGATCTTCGACTTGTCTCCGACGCTGCTAAAGCATTCTTTAAACATAGGGCTGCAAGTGACGGTCTGGTCGTGTCTCAGTCCACGACCATTTCGATCTCGTGTCAAGTCAACACCTCGAGTGCGCAAAACCACTCGCGCGAAACCTTCGCCCAAACCCGGCACCCCCTGACAGCCTACGCCACTTTCGAGGATGCGGTACGTCCCGCTACACTCACCGGCAGCTCGGCGACATCCCATTCTTACGTCGACACTTGCCCCCTGATGGCCAAATCGAAGAAATCGCAACTCCGCGTCACCACCGAAGGCAACGAGCTATGCCTGCGCGCGGGACGGGGAAGTTGGGGCGTCGCGGCCTTCATGACGATTTGGATGGCGGGCTGGTCCGCCGGCTGCGTCATGCTGCTCTTCAAGTTCCGCTGGGACATGCCGCTCGAAGATCTGATCTTTCCCATTCCCTTCTTCGTGGGCTGGCTCTTCGGCGCGCTCGTCTGGGCCTCGATGATCTTCGGCAATGAGGTGCTGTGGCTGGGACCCGAGGGCGTGCGCCATCGCTATCGCTGGTGGTTTCTGCCCGTGCAATGGCGCGATCTCCCGCTGCATGAACTGAAAAGCGTCGATTCCTTCTCCGAAGTCGAGGGGTCGGGCAAGAACCGTTCGGTCACGTCGGGCTTGCAGTTCCGCACCTACGGTGCCCCGCTGCGCTTTGGCCAGTCGCTCGATCATGCCGCGCGTGTCGAAGCATCACGCGTCGTCGGGCAACATCTCCGCATGTTGCAGTCGAAGTCCGCCGGCTCGTCGGCACGACGACAAGGGACCTTGCCGCCGGCGGCGGCCGACGGGCTGTTCGCCGCCTCGAGCACGGGTCCGCAAGCGCGGAGCGGCGGGCTGCTCCTGACGGATGAGCCCGGCTCGTTCCAGCGACCCGTCGAGTGTTGCTATCGCCTCGATCGCACGTTCGAGGGAGTCGATTTCGTTTGGCGTGGCAAGTCGATGTTGATCGGCTCCTGCGCCATCCTGGCGCTGAACCTCTTCTGGAACACCATCGTCATCGTCTTCGCGCTGCAGCTCGTGAAGGACTTTCGTCTCGACCACTTCTTTTTCCTGGTACCGTTCGCCGTCATCGGCCTGGCCATGTTCGTCGGCTGGCTGGCCGCGTTGCTGCAGCCCTTCTTCAAGGAACGCTGGCGCTTTACCCGGGCCGAGATCGAGCACCGCTTTACGGTCTGCTGGATCGGCCCGCGCTGGCGCTACAACGTGATTCCCCTCTCGCATCTCGAGCTGCGGCGCGATGAGGACAGCAAGAAGCCCTTTTGGGAGCGAGGCAAGGCGCCGCCCGATGAAAGCGGCGCCTCCGAAGGAGTGGTCGCCCGACGGAGCGCACGCCGGGCGGGCATGACCGGCAAGATGCGCCGGCCGATCAACTTGCAGCCGTCGCAGTTCGGCCGCGACTTCATGCTGGTGCTCGTCGCCGCCGATGGCGAGCCCCTCTGTACGATCAAGCATTTGCATGAAGGCGAAGCGCGGTGGATCGCCGACGTCCTTCGCGGTGAATTCGCCGGCTGGTTCGCACGCTAGGTGCAGCAGGGTCTATTGCTTCGTCAGCCGAACTGTGCGGGCGCAAAGCGTGCCTCCACACCTGCATTGGTGGGCTTTGCCCTATAACGACCACAATAGGTAGACTTTATGGGCTCCATGAAAGGGCGGGCGTTGACTGCGGCTAATTTCGTCGCGACTCATTGGCGATGGCAACTGAGATCCACCGACCCAGCCAGCCAATGCCAGCGGCGATCACGCCGCCGATGCCAACGCGAATTGCCGTGAGGCCGATAAATCTTTCGACATGTGGGCTGAGAACGCCACCAATGAAGTCGTCGTAGGCCCTTTCAGCGGGCTGGAAGACGGTCATGAACATTAGCGACAGGCTCGCCGCGATGACTCCTGCCGAAAGAATAAACTTAAAGCCCCGAGCGGCTATCAGGGACAATCGCCGTCGACGATCTGCGTTCTCCGGCGCCTGATACGGATTCTCGCTCATGCCGGTATACTAGCGGTGTAGCGCGGGGCGGATAAGTGAGGCGTCTCGGAGCCTCGTTTATCGACTGTCAGCCCAAGGCAACTCAGGCGAAATCGGCACCCTTCGGCCAACATTATTCCCGACTTTTCGGGCAGGAAGAGGGGTTTTGGACAAAGCCGTCCCCCGTGCGTCTGCTCAGTACCGCCGGCGCCGGAGAAAGGCTTCCTGAGATTCGACCATGGCCGCGGCGTGTTTCGCCGCACCGTTCGATTCCGCGGCGAAGAGCTCGTCGATCATGCCTTGCGCGTCGCCGGCAAACGATGCCAGACGCATGAGCCACAGAGACCGGAACATGCCGGTCGACTCGAAAAGCGATGGCTCGAAACAGCTCACGACACTCCGCGCGATCTCGGCATTGAGATCGGCATTCGGCGAACTGCGCGAGAGGGATGTCGCAAACGCGGAACGCAGAGCCGCCAGCGTGACGTTCCAGGCCTCGCTGGCCGTCTTGCTTTGTTGGCCGCGCAGCTCCTCGGCGAACTCGCTGGCCCGCGCTGGATGGAAGGCAAACTCCGAGGCATCGGCCGTCACCGAAAGATGCCCGACCAGGAGATCGGTCCAACGTTCGGCCCGGCGCCGCAGCCGGTCGAGCGCGAAGGCTTCCTTCGTGCTGAGTCGATTTTGGTCCACCAGCAGCGACAGCGCCCGAATCCGCACCTCGGTGTGTCCCAGCAGCACGCTCCGGGCGATCGGTTCGGCATCTTGTTGACCGTGCCGACGATCGAACAGCGTGAGCACACCGGCCCACACTCGCGTCAGGACTTCGCCGGCAAGGACCTCCTCGAGCAGGGGCCGCAACGGCGACCTGTCTCCCTGGCGGCGGTGTCCGAGGATCGGTTTCCCACCGGCAACGTCCTTCAGCTCGCGCGACCAACGATCGAGGCGGCATTTCGAGGCGGTCCAGTAACGCTCGATTCCTTCGTCCGGCAGTCGCTCGACATGTTCGATCATCAACGGACCGTGGGCACTAGCCAATGCGGCCAGCTCGACCATCTCGCGTGAGTGCATACTGTTCGCCTGGTTGAAGGAAGCCGAAAACGACAAGCCGGCAGAACGAGCTCCGCCGAACATGGCAAGCGGGGGCAATGCCCTGCGATGGCCCGATCCGCCACCGGCCAGAGAGCAGGGGAAAGAGACCACCCACGAGCAATCGGAGAGCCTGAGGGGACCAAGGCTCTCCGATTGCCGCGGCGATATGCCAGCGTAGGGAAAGCAAACAGGATGCCAGTGGATCGAAGCGGGAGAATCGTTCCCCGTCGCCCCCCACTAAGTCTCAATGGCGGCAAGAGTTGCGAAACCTGTCCCAGGCGACGCGAGTATGCCACGCGCACGCGCTCATGTTGCCGTTTGGCATCGTGCTCGATTGCCAGGCGGTGAAGTCGCCTCACCGCAACACATGCGGCTGGGATTCAATTGCACCCGAAAATCAAGATTGGACACAGCCCTAGGCCGAGCGGCGCCGCGCTGTTTCGTGTGGGGCGGTTCCGTGGCGAGCGGGCTGATGCGGGCCACGCAGCGGATGGGCCTCGTCGCGACCCGGCACGACCATCGGCAGGATCGTCGTCGGTGCTTCCGCGCGGCGGCGGAACAGCCGTGCGAGGGCCGGGGCTACCGCGAGCGATGTCCAGACCAAGGTCATCGGCTCCAGCGGAATGCGAAACCGGGCCGAGGCGATCGTCAGCGTATGAAAGCCCATCACCAGGCCGAAGATGGCCACCGTCGGCCACAGGGTGCGCCACTGCGCGCGAGACGACAGCAAACCCACGAAGGCCAGTACCAGCCACACGATGCTCGACACGCGATACACCACGTGCGAGGCCTTGGGGTTCGTCTCATCGAACAGCAACATGTACCGCAGACGATTCACACAGAGCGCGAGATAGCGCGCGGGCTCGCGCGCGATGAATTCCATGGCTCGCGCCTGGAGCACGCGCGAGCGTTCGGGCTCGCTCAACCCGGCAAATTCGGCGTAGCCCCGCGGCTTGAGCAGCACGTCGTCGATGTAGAGCGTTTCGTGCCGCGCTTCCCAGAGCGCCCGATCGGCGCCGGCAAGCGTGCCGTCATGTTCCTGGCTTATGGCGGCAGCCGACGGCTTGGGAATCTTGTCCGTCCCCCAACTCTGGGCGTTGTTCCCCTGCCAGAAGGCATAGCCGAACGTCGATTTCACAAACACTGGCTCGCCATGCACGAGGTAGTTC includes these proteins:
- a CDS encoding efflux RND transporter permease subunit, yielding MTEFFIDRPIFAWVVSIVIVLIGTVSVFTLPIAQYPNITPPTVQVTASYPGASAQVVADSVAAPIEQQVNGVEGMLYMSSQCTNDGAYNLTVTFDLDTDLDMAQVLVQNRVSLAMPQLPAQVQIQGVSTMKKSPSILLAVNLISPDGRYDDIYLSNYATIQIKDELLRIDGVGDINYLGERDYSMRIWLDPDAMASRDIATSDIVTAVQNQNVQVAAGQIGQQPVPEGQVFQLPMNTLGRLETEEEFRNIIIKSSEGQPAEGYTSSSIVRVGDVGRVELGAQQYDQICRLDGQPSVGLAIFQLPGSNALQTAEAIKAKMKELSKKFPAGLEYKIVYDTTPFIQESVMEVFKTLRDAIVLVAIVVLLFLQDWKAMILPMIDVPVSLIGTFGVMALIGFSLNNLTLFGLVLAIGIVVDDAIVVLENVERQIANGLEPRAATIKAMSEITGPIIAITLVLSSVFIPSAFLPGVVGQFYRQFALTISVAMIISAVNAMTLTPSRAVSIFKTESHAAGGKEIEREALPWWLFILLGAIASVMLGHRFFDVRMGLMQPDGEPVADVTKTYAWGVLGLYALPGVIVGGLFGWFFIHPINRVLGRFFRAFNRVFDRLTEGYSRTVRRLIRASAIALVVYGGLLGLTIWEMGAAPKGFIPIQDQGYLLVNVQLPDSASVQRTLEIMNRVTKIALGDPDDKENYPGLPGVAHTMAVSGQSILLSANASNFGSAFIILKDFPERTNHDEYDAVIAEKLRKLYAEQIDGAEIDVFRAPPIQGLGTAGGFKLMLEQRGYVDLMGLGQEADEIVADASTDHRLVGTFSMYRADTPQLWIDIDRTKCESLNVATNDVFNTFQVFMGGYFVNLFNRFGRTWQVNLMADPTYRTKPEFVSQLKVRNKFREMVPLGTLSTIDGYGGPVMVCRYNMYTAAPIVGNPAPGTSSGDVMGIFANLSQRLGFTYEWTEIMFLQQQAGNVGFLVFGLGALLVFLVLAAKYESWKLPLSVILVVPMCLLCSVTGMLIARMPVDIFVQIGFLVLVGMAAKNAVLIVEFAKQLIDEGQTLAEATVEACKLRLRPIIMTSFAFILGVVPLVVGHGAGAEMRNSLGTAVFSGMIGVTFFGIFLTPIFFYSILWLDRHKKQPAELPHTLPANADLLPPSSDETGPTESPTG